One genomic window of Staphylococcus hsinchuensis includes the following:
- the hpt gene encoding hypoxanthine phosphoribosyltransferase: MQDDLKEILLSEEEIEQICKELGEQLTTDYDGKPLVCVGILKGSVMFMADLIKRINTHLSIDFMDVSSYHGGTESTGEVQILKDLGSSIENKDVLIIEDILETGTTLKSITELLQSRRVNSIEIVTLLDKPNRRKADIEAKYVGKKIPDEFVVGYGLDYKENYRNLPYIGTLKPEIYSK; encoded by the coding sequence ATGCAAGACGATTTAAAAGAGATTTTGTTGTCAGAAGAAGAAATTGAACAGATTTGTAAAGAATTAGGAGAGCAACTAACAACAGATTATGACGGTAAGCCACTTGTTTGTGTAGGTATTTTAAAAGGTTCTGTAATGTTCATGGCTGATTTAATTAAGCGCATCAACACACATTTATCAATAGATTTCATGGATGTGTCTAGTTATCACGGAGGTACTGAGTCTACAGGTGAAGTACAAATCCTTAAAGACTTAGGTTCTTCTATTGAAAACAAAGATGTATTAATTATTGAAGATATCTTAGAAACAGGTACGACATTGAAGTCTATTACTGAATTATTACAATCAAGACGTGTCAATTCAATTGAAATTGTAACACTATTAGATAAACCAAATCGTCGTAAAGCAGATATTGAAGCGAAATATGTAGGTAAGAAAATCCCAGACGAATTCGTAGTAGGATATGGTTTAGACTACAAGGAAAATTATCGAAACCTACCTTATATTGGTACATTGAAACCAGAAATATATTCTAAATAA